In the Rubripirellula tenax genome, one interval contains:
- a CDS encoding glycosyltransferase family 2 protein: MEISTVSETVTPNDFPIQRSMPRSEAEIMENWRSVSGQPLVSICCATFNHVEYIEDALRGFLAQVTTFPYEIVIRDDASTDGTAGIVENYVQRYPRIIRSVCNSENRFCKGERASHVWPSIARGDYFAFCEGDDFWIIPDKLQKQVDLLERHPDAVLVGAEFYWCRQDDDGLHLLRKGGETDDKTELVFHNQYFHTATIVVRANVFRKMVEEHLAGHTEYHDKLMLAILILSGPFAALSEVASVYRMTGRGTWTSLDHEAQLKWEIAVSRRFGKRLPGRQGRDQRGNAFRYSARLLAHYAKHRQVVAFIRTAPVALWYGILSAPDYFNRRILGTRDDSL, encoded by the coding sequence ATGGAAATTTCGACTGTATCCGAGACCGTTACGCCCAACGATTTCCCAATTCAAAGATCAATGCCTCGGTCAGAGGCAGAAATCATGGAAAACTGGAGGTCCGTGTCAGGCCAGCCCTTAGTAAGCATATGCTGCGCCACCTTTAATCATGTTGAGTACATCGAGGACGCGTTGCGAGGGTTTTTGGCGCAAGTAACAACGTTTCCATACGAAATAGTTATTCGCGATGATGCCTCAACGGACGGAACTGCAGGCATCGTCGAGAACTACGTTCAACGATATCCGCGAATCATTCGTTCGGTTTGCAATTCAGAAAATCGATTTTGCAAGGGTGAACGGGCCAGCCATGTATGGCCCTCGATTGCGAGAGGTGACTATTTTGCATTTTGCGAGGGGGACGATTTCTGGATTATTCCTGACAAGTTGCAGAAACAAGTGGACTTGCTGGAAAGGCACCCAGATGCCGTGCTCGTAGGCGCAGAATTTTACTGGTGTCGACAAGACGATGACGGATTGCATCTTCTGCGAAAAGGTGGAGAGACTGACGACAAGACAGAACTTGTCTTCCACAATCAGTATTTCCATACGGCGACGATTGTCGTCCGGGCTAATGTTTTTCGGAAGATGGTAGAGGAGCACCTAGCCGGACATACCGAGTATCACGATAAACTCATGCTCGCAATCCTTATCTTATCGGGACCATTTGCGGCCCTTTCAGAAGTCGCTTCGGTGTATCGAATGACTGGACGTGGAACGTGGACATCGCTAGATCATGAAGCTCAGCTGAAATGGGAAATAGCCGTGTCTCGAAGGTTTGGGAAACGGTTGCCGGGTCGGCAGGGGCGGGATCAGCGTGGCAATGCCTTTCGCTACTCAGCAAGGTTGCTTGCTCATTACGCGAAGCACAGGCAAGTCGTTGCTTTCATCAGAACAGCTCCGGTTGCGTTGTGGTATGGCATATTGAGTGCCCCGGACTATTTCAATCGCAGAATTTTGGGGACCCGGGACGATTCTTTGTAG
- the nusG gene encoding transcription termination/antitermination protein NusG, with protein sequence MFEDADLDQRTWWLVYTRSRQEKQLMRHLRVAGLPHYAPQIANRRRSPAGRIRITYQPLFSNYVFLCGEEEARYKAVCTGCVQSVAPIEDVAHFVSDLRQIQALIDMNVPLTIEDRIQPGQQVRVKSGVFAGYEGTVLQRTQETRLLVAVRFMERGVSVKLDDCQLEVLSKKTAEASE encoded by the coding sequence TTGTTCGAGGATGCAGACTTGGACCAGCGGACGTGGTGGTTGGTGTACACACGAAGCCGGCAAGAGAAGCAATTGATGCGTCACTTGCGTGTTGCCGGCTTGCCTCATTACGCACCCCAAATAGCCAATCGTCGCCGATCGCCGGCCGGACGCATTCGCATCACCTATCAACCATTGTTCAGCAATTACGTCTTCCTGTGCGGCGAAGAAGAGGCTCGATACAAGGCCGTTTGCACAGGTTGTGTCCAATCGGTGGCGCCGATTGAGGATGTAGCCCACTTTGTCAGCGATCTTCGACAGATCCAAGCTCTGATCGATATGAACGTGCCGCTGACGATCGAAGATCGGATCCAACCGGGGCAACAAGTCAGAGTCAAAAGCGGCGTTTTCGCTGGCTATGAAGGCACAGTCCTGCAAAGAACGCAAGAAACAAGGCTGCTGGTTGCCGTCCGATTCATGGAGCGAGGAGTCAGCGTCAAGCTCGACGACTGCCAACTCGAAGTGCTGAGCAAAAAAACAGCGGAAGCATCGGAGTAG
- the rfbA gene encoding glucose-1-phosphate thymidylyltransferase RfbA, giving the protein MTVVTRKGIVLAGGSGTRLHPATRGISKQLLPIYDKPMIYYPLSVLMLAGIREILIISTPEDLPLYQRTLGDGSDFGIELFYAVQPKPEGLAQAFLIGESFIGDSNVTLVLGDNIFYGQGFSPKLKSAFQRDSGATVFGYQVQDPERYGVVEFNGAGKAVSIEEKPSQPKSQFAVTGLYFYDHQVVEIAKAVRPSPRGELEITSVNQEYLRRGQLHVEMLGRGHTWLDTGTHDSLLEASMFVKTIQHHQGFQVACLEEIGFHHGWLTADQISARFADAKTEYGRYLVNLTS; this is encoded by the coding sequence ATAACCGTGGTAACGCGTAAAGGCATCGTACTGGCGGGCGGATCGGGTACACGACTGCATCCGGCGACACGTGGGATCAGCAAGCAATTGCTGCCGATCTACGATAAGCCGATGATCTACTATCCGTTGTCGGTTTTGATGCTGGCCGGCATTCGCGAAATATTGATCATCTCAACACCTGAGGATCTGCCGCTATACCAACGCACGTTGGGTGACGGTTCGGACTTTGGAATCGAGCTGTTCTATGCCGTTCAGCCGAAACCCGAAGGGCTAGCACAGGCCTTTCTCATAGGCGAATCGTTCATTGGTGATTCCAACGTCACGCTCGTCCTAGGCGACAATATCTTCTACGGCCAGGGGTTTTCTCCGAAGCTGAAGTCCGCATTTCAAAGGGACTCGGGTGCAACGGTGTTCGGATACCAAGTGCAAGATCCCGAGCGTTATGGCGTGGTAGAGTTCAATGGTGCTGGCAAGGCAGTTTCGATCGAAGAAAAGCCTTCACAACCCAAGTCGCAGTTTGCCGTCACCGGGTTGTATTTTTACGATCATCAAGTCGTCGAAATTGCAAAAGCGGTTCGCCCCTCGCCGCGGGGCGAATTGGAGATCACATCGGTGAACCAAGAGTATTTGCGGCGTGGGCAGCTGCATGTCGAAATGCTCGGACGTGGGCATACTTGGCTCGACACCGGAACCCATGACAGCCTGCTCGAGGCTTCTATGTTTGTGAAAACAATCCAGCACCACCAGGGCTTCCAAGTCGCCTGTCTGGAGGAGATCGGGTTTCACCACGGTTGGCTGACCGCCGACCAGATTTCCGCTCGCTTTGCCGATGCAAAAACCGAATATGGACGCTACCTCGTGAACCTGACAAGTTAG
- the rfbB gene encoding dTDP-glucose 4,6-dehydratase, which produces MNSSSPLRILITGGAGFIGSNLVRLVLGKGHQVLNADALTYAGNLNSLADLVSHPSYQFVQLDLTDSDAVADQVTEFGPDAVMHLAAESHVDRSIDGPGQFIQTNVIGTYNLLQACLVHWRSLSAEQAEAFRFLHVSTDEVYGSLGSQGQFTETTSYDPHSPYSASKAASDHLARAWHDTYKLPVLVTNCSNNYGPYQFPEKLIPVVILKCLRGESIPVYGKGDNIRDWLYVDDHCRALFDVVTKGTPGETYNIGGNNERNNLELVETLCHLLDELRPCPSGKSHSEKITFVTDRPGHDLRYAIDASKIKRELGWEPVENFESGFRKTVLWYLRHESWWEDIVSGDYKLQRFGVSK; this is translated from the coding sequence GTGAACTCTTCCTCCCCTCTACGTATTTTGATCACCGGCGGCGCCGGATTCATCGGGTCAAATCTCGTTCGGCTTGTCCTAGGCAAGGGGCACCAGGTTCTCAATGCTGACGCATTAACCTATGCCGGAAACTTGAATTCCCTTGCCGATCTTGTCAGTCATCCGAGTTACCAATTTGTTCAGCTCGATCTCACCGACTCTGACGCCGTTGCCGATCAGGTAACAGAATTCGGACCTGACGCCGTCATGCACTTGGCTGCGGAAAGTCATGTCGATCGCAGTATTGACGGTCCCGGACAATTCATCCAAACGAACGTCATCGGCACCTACAACCTGCTGCAGGCCTGCCTCGTTCATTGGCGATCGCTTTCCGCTGAGCAAGCGGAAGCCTTTCGATTCTTGCACGTATCTACCGACGAGGTTTACGGTTCGCTAGGCAGCCAAGGTCAGTTCACCGAGACGACATCCTACGATCCGCACTCGCCCTATTCGGCCAGCAAGGCTGCATCGGATCACTTGGCTCGGGCTTGGCACGACACCTACAAACTGCCCGTGTTGGTGACCAATTGCAGCAACAATTACGGTCCCTATCAATTCCCGGAAAAATTGATTCCGGTCGTCATATTGAAGTGCCTTCGCGGCGAAAGTATCCCAGTCTACGGCAAGGGTGATAATATTCGCGATTGGCTCTACGTAGACGATCATTGCCGCGCACTCTTCGACGTCGTTACCAAAGGCACGCCCGGCGAAACTTATAACATTGGCGGCAATAACGAGCGCAACAATTTAGAGCTCGTCGAAACGCTTTGCCACCTTCTCGACGAACTGCGACCTTGTCCATCCGGGAAATCACACTCCGAAAAAATCACATTCGTTACCGACCGGCCCGGTCACGATTTGCGTTACGCGATCGATGCCAGCAAGATCAAGCGAGAACTTGGTTGGGAGCCGGTCGAAAATTTTGAAAGCGGGTTCCGTAAAACGGTACTGTGGTACCTCCGTCACGAATCTTGGTGGGAAGACATCGTCTCGGGTGACTACAAGCTCCAGCGGTTTGGAGTATCAAAATAA
- a CDS encoding TIGR04283 family arsenosugar biosynthesis glycosyltransferase, whose protein sequence is MLTTSVVIPAINEADNIAAAIESAFAAGANEVIVSDGGSTDDTVAMATAAGATKIVRSLPGRGTQQNSGAFMAKGDWLLFLHADNRLDADCIAEMTVHAGRQGSRFLWGAFKQRIESPRPIYRWIEQGNAARVRWRSMAYGDQAIFVRRDIFKQVGGFPDIPLMEDVELSKALRKRGKPFLLSGPVTISSRRWESHGVVKQTLKNWRLRIAHATGTHPAELSVMYDRGGRG, encoded by the coding sequence CTGTTAACTACTTCAGTCGTTATCCCGGCGATCAACGAAGCCGACAATATCGCGGCCGCGATCGAATCGGCTTTCGCTGCTGGCGCCAACGAAGTCATCGTTTCCGACGGTGGAAGCACCGACGATACGGTCGCCATGGCGACGGCTGCCGGAGCCACAAAGATCGTGCGTTCATTGCCAGGACGGGGGACCCAGCAGAACTCGGGCGCATTCATGGCCAAGGGCGATTGGCTGCTGTTTCTGCACGCCGACAACCGACTCGATGCCGACTGCATTGCCGAGATGACCGTTCATGCCGGTCGTCAGGGCAGCCGTTTCCTGTGGGGAGCATTCAAGCAGCGCATCGAGTCGCCGCGTCCGATCTACCGATGGATCGAGCAGGGCAACGCCGCGCGCGTCCGATGGCGATCAATGGCCTACGGCGATCAAGCGATCTTCGTGCGCCGCGACATTTTCAAACAAGTCGGTGGCTTCCCCGATATCCCGTTGATGGAGGACGTCGAGCTATCCAAGGCCTTACGAAAACGTGGCAAGCCGTTCCTTCTGTCGGGCCCCGTCACGATCAGCAGTCGTCGTTGGGAATCGCATGGCGTCGTCAAGCAGACGCTAAAAAACTGGCGTCTGCGAATCGCCCACGCCACCGGCACCCACCCCGCAGAACTATCCGTGATGTACGACAGGGGTGGTCGCGGGTAA
- a CDS encoding lipopolysaccharide biosynthesis protein has product MSREKARSAVIWSGLDVFVRQFIGFAISIVLARLLVPEDFGTLALLSLFLGVAQLFVNAGFSAALIQKQDTSHVDESTVFWFNLAAGLAMTILLVGVSPWVAAFFKQPVLTPLTCLMACNISISAFASIHATLMNKRLDFKTPMKIGVIATVLSGSVGIYLAWNGYGVWALAWQAVLNSFVGVILLWYWNPWRPLFVFSRESVRSLFGFSGWLFASAILDTVYQRGYTLLIGRFYGMHDLGIYDRADKTQQLPGGILSSLLARVAFPLFSSIHKNKDKLRVGVRSSVRSIMLVNIPAMMGLAVLAEPFVREVFGEQWVSAAPALQVLCVAGLLYPLHVINLNVLQAQGHANLFFRLEVIKKSLGTLLLIGGSFYGIMGIAWSRVIQSVFAYAVNGFFTHKFLDYGIRKQSLDCTASFALSMVMAAVVMVADQWIELGGKSELVVLVLIGAVFYLLCNVVTGNNAFRESISFAKGTRV; this is encoded by the coding sequence GTGAGTAGGGAAAAGGCACGATCGGCAGTGATCTGGAGTGGGCTTGACGTCTTTGTGCGGCAGTTCATCGGATTCGCTATCTCGATAGTCCTCGCAAGGTTGCTTGTTCCGGAGGACTTCGGGACTCTTGCGCTGCTTTCGCTGTTTCTTGGGGTCGCACAACTGTTTGTCAATGCTGGCTTTTCCGCAGCGCTGATCCAAAAACAAGATACATCGCACGTCGATGAGTCCACGGTGTTTTGGTTCAACCTGGCTGCGGGCCTAGCCATGACGATCCTTTTGGTTGGGGTCTCGCCCTGGGTCGCTGCGTTCTTCAAGCAGCCAGTCTTGACGCCGCTGACTTGTTTGATGGCGTGCAATATTTCGATCAGTGCTTTCGCTTCCATTCACGCGACTTTGATGAACAAGCGATTGGACTTCAAAACGCCGATGAAGATTGGCGTTATTGCGACCGTGCTTTCGGGTTCGGTGGGGATCTATTTGGCTTGGAACGGATACGGTGTTTGGGCATTGGCGTGGCAGGCGGTCCTGAATTCTTTCGTCGGGGTCATCCTGCTTTGGTACTGGAATCCGTGGCGACCGTTGTTCGTCTTTAGTCGCGAATCCGTTCGCTCCCTGTTCGGATTTAGCGGCTGGCTGTTCGCTTCGGCGATTTTAGACACGGTCTATCAGCGAGGGTACACGCTGTTGATCGGTAGATTCTACGGAATGCACGACTTGGGAATCTACGATCGCGCCGACAAAACGCAGCAGCTGCCTGGTGGCATCCTTTCGAGTCTGTTGGCCCGAGTTGCCTTTCCGTTATTCTCATCAATTCATAAGAACAAAGATAAGTTGAGAGTTGGCGTTCGGAGTTCCGTTCGGTCCATCATGTTGGTCAACATCCCTGCCATGATGGGATTGGCCGTTTTGGCAGAGCCGTTCGTTCGTGAAGTGTTTGGTGAACAGTGGGTTTCTGCCGCACCGGCGCTTCAGGTTCTTTGCGTTGCTGGATTGCTCTACCCTTTACATGTCATCAACTTGAATGTCTTGCAGGCTCAGGGGCACGCGAACCTGTTCTTTCGCTTGGAGGTGATTAAGAAATCCTTGGGCACGTTGCTGCTGATTGGCGGCAGTTTTTATGGGATCATGGGAATCGCCTGGAGTCGTGTCATTCAAAGCGTGTTCGCCTACGCAGTCAATGGGTTTTTTACACACAAATTCCTAGACTATGGCATTCGCAAACAGTCGCTGGACTGCACTGCAAGTTTTGCTTTGAGTATGGTTATGGCCGCCGTCGTGATGGTAGCCGATCAATGGATAGAGCTTGGTGGGAAGAGCGAATTGGTCGTTTTGGTGTTGATTGGGGCGGTTTTTTACCTGCTCTGCAACGTTGTCACAGGGAACAACGCGTTTCGGGAATCCATCAGTTTTGCCAAAGGCACCCGAGTCTAA
- a CDS encoding ATP-grasp domain-containing protein: protein MRHASQKQAVVIFSGFNMRAVVAFCRKATALNVPFCLVASSPGDPIFQTQYSGSVVLTRQTNDLCIADMQNWFHEILVSKSLDRLMVLPTSEFLNRFLLDHKAELEDAGHSVPLVDKQLYNRISDKQSFVKICADHGLVVPQEFIDQPAKLPFVAKPKRYAAVKTGRQLKPWLISSESDLQKFQAVESPGEFFFQEFVVGKSVYLLYFVSQDDKHVVYSQENLIQQSNGGSIVVATQSSEHSEPIAQQYLDMFKSLGYSGPVMVELKVTEDNHVMIEANPRFWGPLQFVVDSGVPIIESFLSANGFSLPTNAVSPLPASHGNDVRYFWSGGMSKSAQPFVFHNYNANRFVDDFPDLKRHDVFLRDDTINLYLSEFRDK from the coding sequence ATGAGACACGCATCACAAAAGCAAGCCGTTGTAATTTTTTCCGGATTTAACATGCGAGCTGTCGTCGCATTCTGTCGGAAGGCAACAGCTTTGAATGTGCCGTTCTGTTTGGTGGCTTCTTCGCCAGGAGATCCAATTTTTCAAACGCAGTACTCAGGCTCAGTCGTTCTAACACGGCAAACAAATGACTTATGCATAGCCGACATGCAAAATTGGTTTCATGAAATTCTTGTAAGCAAAAGTCTCGACCGATTGATGGTGCTGCCGACGTCCGAATTTCTAAATCGCTTTTTATTGGACCACAAAGCAGAGCTTGAAGATGCCGGTCATTCGGTTCCGCTAGTCGACAAACAACTTTACAACCGCATTTCTGACAAACAATCGTTTGTGAAAATCTGTGCGGATCACGGACTTGTTGTGCCCCAAGAGTTCATTGATCAGCCGGCGAAACTTCCCTTCGTCGCAAAGCCTAAGCGGTATGCCGCCGTCAAAACCGGGCGGCAGCTCAAGCCCTGGTTGATCAGTTCGGAATCTGATCTGCAAAAATTTCAAGCAGTTGAGAGTCCAGGCGAATTTTTCTTCCAGGAGTTTGTTGTTGGCAAGAGCGTCTATTTGCTGTACTTCGTTTCCCAAGACGACAAACACGTCGTTTACTCTCAAGAAAACCTGATTCAGCAAAGCAATGGTGGGTCGATTGTTGTTGCGACTCAATCGAGCGAGCACAGCGAACCGATTGCTCAGCAGTATTTGGATATGTTTAAATCGCTCGGCTACTCGGGGCCCGTGATGGTGGAGCTGAAAGTCACCGAGGACAATCATGTCATGATTGAAGCGAACCCTCGGTTTTGGGGGCCCTTGCAATTTGTGGTGGATAGCGGTGTTCCAATTATTGAATCCTTTCTATCCGCAAACGGATTTTCATTGCCCACCAATGCCGTCTCGCCGTTGCCTGCCTCACACGGCAATGATGTGCGGTATTTTTGGTCGGGCGGAATGTCAAAATCCGCGCAGCCCTTTGTTTTTCACAACTACAACGCAAACAGATTCGTGGATGATTTTCCCGATTTGAAAAGGCATGATGTCTTTCTCAGGGACGACACAATCAATTTATACCTTAGCGAATTCAGAGACAAATGA
- a CDS encoding DegT/DnrJ/EryC1/StrS family aminotransferase, which yields MNKPIYVTQPSLPPLEEFIPYLQQIWDNKILTNNGPFHKQLEQALCDYLGVDHLALFANGTIALVTALQALRIRGEVITTPYSFVATSHSLVWNNITPVFVDIDPDTGNLDPERIEESITPATTAILPVHCYGNPCDVERIGKIADTYGLKVIYDAAHAFGVQHKEESLLRHGDLSVLSFHATKVFNTFEGGAIVCPDAKTKQRIDYLKNFGFADEVTVTATGINGKMSEVNAAFGLLQLNGIDKALDRRRQIAANYRHLLHGVKGISFMPEITDTISNGSYMPILVGKDYPLTRDQLYQKLKDHGINGRRYFFPLISDMPMYRGLASANRERLPVARQLANQVICLPIFPDLSDDQLNQIVDRIATIDR from the coding sequence ATGAACAAACCGATCTACGTTACGCAACCCTCTCTGCCACCACTGGAGGAATTCATCCCCTACTTGCAGCAGATTTGGGACAACAAGATCCTCACGAACAATGGGCCGTTTCACAAACAGTTGGAGCAAGCGCTGTGTGACTACCTGGGCGTTGATCACCTCGCTCTGTTCGCCAACGGCACAATCGCATTGGTGACTGCACTGCAGGCGCTGCGAATCAGGGGGGAAGTCATCACCACACCGTATTCTTTCGTTGCAACGAGCCACTCGCTCGTTTGGAATAATATTACACCCGTCTTTGTGGATATTGATCCAGACACGGGCAATTTAGATCCGGAACGAATCGAAGAATCGATTACGCCAGCTACAACAGCGATCTTGCCGGTGCATTGTTACGGCAATCCCTGTGACGTTGAACGCATTGGAAAGATCGCTGACACGTATGGGCTAAAGGTGATCTACGACGCGGCGCACGCGTTTGGGGTGCAGCACAAAGAAGAAAGTTTGCTTCGGCACGGGGATTTGTCAGTTCTCAGTTTCCATGCGACCAAAGTCTTTAACACGTTCGAAGGCGGTGCCATCGTTTGTCCGGATGCGAAAACGAAGCAGCGCATTGACTATTTAAAGAATTTTGGCTTCGCAGACGAAGTGACCGTTACAGCGACCGGTATCAACGGCAAGATGAGCGAAGTGAATGCGGCTTTTGGTTTGTTGCAATTAAATGGCATCGACAAGGCGTTGGATCGGCGCAGACAAATCGCAGCCAACTACCGGCACTTGCTCCATGGCGTGAAGGGTATCTCATTCATGCCCGAAATTACCGATACCATAAGTAACGGGTCCTATATGCCAATTTTGGTGGGGAAGGATTATCCACTGACTCGCGACCAGCTTTATCAAAAACTGAAAGACCATGGCATCAATGGCCGTCGGTATTTCTTCCCGTTGATTAGCGATATGCCAATGTATCGCGGATTGGCGAGCGCGAACCGCGAACGGCTTCCGGTCGCTCGGCAGCTAGCAAATCAAGTCATTTGCCTGCCCATTTTTCCCGATCTTTCAGATGATCAACTCAACCAAATTGTCGATCGCATTGCGACTATCGATCGGTAG
- a CDS encoding LptF/LptG family permease: MTRIDRYILTLFLRTVLICFCSIAGIFVVFHAFTSMDELVKQGQQQGGLLPVMARYYGPYMLLLFDWTGAIITLMAFLFTVGWLRRTGELTSTLAAGISHGRLLRPMIIASLLIVTVQLVSREWLLPDYRDALSMKAKDITGTAEQPISPQYDKVNRVLIDGRSLVAKASTIHEPSFRLDGDFPGFGDLLLAPICHWMDATADHGAGFLLDSVQYPENIDELPSVGVADRPILFTSRDQAWLKPRQCFFATSVHVDLLQTNQSATRMASVAELAGRVRNPAIHSSLSLRVLLHERIIRPALDFSLILLGLPLVVNRRGRNLFVMIGAAMGTVLLFFLIKTLCSAMGGNGYWLSPAMAAWLPLILIGPVAYLRLRDVQLV, encoded by the coding sequence GTGACCCGAATTGACCGCTATATCCTGACGCTCTTTCTGCGGACGGTGTTGATTTGCTTTTGCTCGATTGCCGGCATTTTTGTCGTCTTTCATGCATTCACCAGCATGGACGAGCTGGTCAAGCAGGGGCAACAGCAAGGCGGTCTGCTGCCCGTGATGGCCCGCTACTATGGGCCCTATATGCTGCTGTTGTTCGATTGGACCGGCGCGATCATCACATTGATGGCATTTCTGTTCACCGTTGGCTGGTTGCGTCGAACCGGCGAATTGACATCCACGCTGGCCGCAGGAATCTCGCACGGACGATTGTTGCGACCGATGATCATCGCATCACTGCTGATCGTGACCGTGCAATTGGTCAGCCGCGAATGGCTACTTCCCGACTATCGCGACGCCCTATCCATGAAGGCCAAGGATATCACCGGGACCGCCGAGCAGCCCATCTCGCCGCAATACGATAAGGTCAATCGAGTGTTGATCGACGGCCGCTCGTTGGTGGCCAAAGCGAGCACGATCCACGAACCCAGCTTCCGGCTTGACGGCGATTTTCCTGGCTTCGGCGACTTGCTGCTCGCGCCGATTTGCCATTGGATGGACGCCACCGCCGATCACGGGGCTGGCTTCCTGCTCGATAGCGTTCAGTATCCGGAAAACATCGATGAACTGCCGTCCGTGGGCGTCGCCGACCGGCCGATCCTGTTCACCAGTCGCGACCAGGCTTGGTTGAAGCCACGCCAGTGTTTCTTTGCCACGTCGGTTCATGTCGACCTGCTGCAAACCAATCAATCCGCCACGCGGATGGCTTCGGTCGCCGAATTGGCCGGTCGAGTGCGAAACCCGGCAATCCACAGCAGTCTGTCGCTGCGGGTGCTGCTTCACGAACGGATCATCCGGCCCGCGCTCGATTTCAGTTTGATCTTGCTGGGCCTGCCATTGGTCGTCAACCGTCGCGGCCGAAACCTGTTCGTCATGATCGGAGCCGCGATGGGCACGGTCTTGCTATTCTTTTTGATCAAGACCCTGTGTTCAGCGATGGGTGGAAACGGCTATTGGCTGTCCCCCGCGATGGCCGCCTGGCTGCCGCTGATCCTGATCGGCCCCGTCGCCTATCTGAGGCTAAGAGACGTCCAACTGGTGTAG